In a genomic window of Myotis daubentonii chromosome 18, mMyoDau2.1, whole genome shotgun sequence:
- the UBAP2L gene encoding ubiquitin-associated protein 2-like isoform X2: MMTSVGTNRARGNWEQPQNQNQTQHKQRPQATAEQIRLAQMISDHNDADFEEKVKQLIDITGKNQDECVIALHDCNGDVNRAINVLLEGNPDTHSWEMVGKKKGVSGQKDGGQTESNEEGKENRDRDRDYSRRRGGPPRRGRGASRGREFRGQENGLDGTKSGGPSGRGTERGRRGRGRGRGGSGRRGGRFSAQGMGTFNPADYAEPANTDDNYGNNSGSTWNNTGHFEPDDGTRLDFIGVEGSNYPRKFETAPGAWRTATEEWGTEDWNEDLSETKIFTASNVSSVPLPAENVTITAGQRIDLAVLLGKTPSSMENDSSNLDPSQAPSLAQPLVFSNSKQNTISQPASGNTFSHHSVVSMLGKGFGDVSETKSGSTTGSQFLEQFKTAQALAQLAAQHSQSGTTTTSSWDMGSTTQSPSLVQYDLKNPNDSTVHSPFTKRQAFTPSSTMMEVFLQEKPPAAATSTAAPPPPSSPLPSKSTSAPQMSPGSSDNQSSSPQPAQQKLKQQKKKASLTSKIPALAVEMPGSADISGLNLQFGALQFGSEPVLSDYESTPTTSASSSQAPNSLYTSTASESSSTISSNQSQESGYQSGPIQSTTYTSQNNAQGPLYEQRSTQTRRYPSSISSSPQKDLTQAKNGFSSVQATQLQTTQSVEGATGSAVKSDSPSTSSIPPLSETVSAASLLTTTNQHSSTLGGLNHSEEIPNTTTTQHNSTLSTQQNTLSSSTSSGRTSTSTLLHTSVESEANLHSSSSTFSTTSSTVSAPPPVVSVSSSLNSGSSLGLNIGSNSTVTASTRSSVATTSGKAPPNLPPGVPPLLPNPYIMAPGLLHAYPPQVYGYDDLQMLQTRFPLDYYSIPFPAPTTPLTGRDGSLSSNPYSGDLTKFGRGDASSPAPATTLAQPQQNQTQTHHTTQQTFLNPALPPGYSYTSLPYYTGVPGLPSTFQYGPAVFPVAPTSSKQHGVNVSVNASATPFQQPSGYGSHGYNTGVSVTSSNTGVPDISGSVYSKTQQSFEKQGFHSGTPAASFNLPSALGSGGPINPATAAAYPPAPFMHILTPHQQPHSQILHHHLQQDGQLPYLQMILCCQRQQEEQTGSGQRSQTSSIPQKPQTNKSAYNSYSWGAN, encoded by the exons CATTCCTGGGAGATGGTCGGAAAGAAGAAAGGAGTCTCAGGACAGAAGGATGGTGGCCAAACGGAATCCAATGAGGAAGGCAAAGAAAATCGAGACCGGGACAGAGACTATAGTCGGCGACGTGGTGGGCCACCAAGACGGGGAAGAGGCGCCAGCCGTGGACGAGAGT ttCGGGGTCAGGAAAATGGATTAGATGGCACCAAGAGTGGAGGGCCTTCTggaagaggcacagagagaggcagaagagGTCGTGGACGAGGCAGAG gTGGTTCTGGTAGGCGGGGAGGAAGGTTTTCTGCTCAAGGAATGGG aaccTTTAACCCAGCTGATTATGCAGAACCAGCCAATACTGATGATAACTATGGCAATAATAGCGGCAGTACGTGGAACAACACTGGCCACTTCGAGCCAGATGATGGGACGA gACTTGATTTCATTGGGGTTGAGGGGTCAAATTATCCCCGAAAATTTGAGACTGCTCCTG GCGCATGGAGGACCGCAACAGAAGAGTGGGGAACTGAAGATTGGAATGAAGAT ctttcTGAGACCAAGATCTTCACTGCCTCTAATGTGTCTTCAGTGCCTCTGCCTGCAGAGAATGTGACAATCACTGCTGGTCAGAG AATTGACCTTGCTGTCCTGTTGGGGAAGACACCATCTTCAATGGAGAATGATTCATCTAATCTGGATCCATCTCAGGCTCCTTCTCTTGCCCAGCCTCTGGTGTTCAGTAACTCGAAGCAGAATACCATATCACAGCCTGCTTCAGGGAACACATTTTCTCATCACAGTGTG GTGAGCATGTTAGGGAAAGGATTTGGTGATGTCAGTGAAACTAAAAGTGGCAGCACCACAGGCTCCCAGTTCTTGGAGCAATTCAAGACTGCTCAGGCCCTGGCTCAGTTGGCAGCTCAGCATTCTCAATCTGgaaccaccaccacctcctcttGGGACATGGGCTCCACCACACAGTCCCCATCGCTGGTGCAGTATG ATTTGAAGAACCCAAATGATTCAACAGTGCACAGCCCCTTCACAAAGCGCCAGGCTTTTACCCCGTCTTCAACCATGATGGAGGTGTTCCTTCAGGAGAAGCCACCCGCAGCGGCTACCTCCACAGCTGCACCTCCACCCCCCTCTTCTCCTCTGCCAAGCAAATCCACCTCGGCTCCACAAATGTCTCCTGGGTCTTCAGACAACCAATCCTCCAGCCCTCAGCCGGCTCAGCAAAAACTGAAACAGCAGAAGAAAAAAGCCTCCTTGACTTCTAAG ATTCCTGCTCTGGCTGTGGAGATGCCTGGCTCAGCAGATATCTCAGGGCTAAACCTACAGTTTGGGGCATTGCAGTTTGGGTCAGAGCCTGTCCTTTCTGATTATGAGTCCACTCCAACCACGAGCGCCTCTTCAAGCCAGGCTCCAAATAGCCTCTATACCAGCACGGCCAG TGAATCTTCATCTACAATTTCATCTAATCAGAGTCAGGAGTCCGGTTATCAGAGTGGCCCAATTCAGTCAACAACCTATACCTCCCAAAACAATGCTCAGGGCCCTCTGTATGAACAGAGATCCACGCAGACTCGGCGGTACCCCAGCTCCATCtcttcatcaccccaaaaggaccTGACTCAGGCAAAG AATGGCTTCAGTTCTGTGCAGGCCACGCAGTTACAGACCACGCAATCTGTTGAAG GTGCTACAGGCTCTGCAGTGAAATCTGACTCACCTTCTACTTCTAGTATCCCCCCTCTCAGTGAAACGGTATCTGCAGCTTCCTTATTGACGACAACCAATCAGCACTCGTCCACTTTGGGTGGCTTGAACCACAGTGAGGAGATTCCAAATACTACCACCACACAACACAACAG TACGTTATCTACTCAGCAGAATACCCTTTCGTCATCAACATCTTCTGGGCGTACTTCAACATCCACTCTTTTG CACACAAGCGTGGAGAGTGAGGCGAATCTTCATTCTTCCTCCAGCACTTTCTCCACCACGTCCAGCACAGTCTCTGCACCTCCGCCAGTGGTCAGTGTCTCCTCCAGTCTCAATAGTGGCAGTAGCCTGGGCCTCAACATAGGCAGCAACTCCACTGTCACAGCCTCGACTCGAAGCTCAGTTGCTACAACTTCAG gaAAAGCTCCTCCTAATCTCCCTCCTGGGGTCCCGCCATTGTTGCCTAATCCGTATATTATGGCTCCAGGGCTGTTACATGCCTACCCG CCACAAGTATATGGTTATGATGACTTGCAGATGCTTCAGACAAGATTTCCATTG GATTACTACAGCATCCCATTTCCTGCACCCACCACGCCGCTGACTGGGAGGGATGGTAGCCTGTCCAGCAACCCTTATTCCG GTGACCTCACAAAGTTTGGCCGTGGGgatgcctcctccccagccccggccaCTACCTTGGCCCAACCCCAACAGAACCAGACGCAGACTCACCACACCACGCAGCAGACATTCCTGAACCCGGCGCTGCCTCCTGGCTACAGTTACACCAGCCTGCCATACTACACAGGGGTTCCGGGCCTCCCCAGCACCTTCCAGTATGGGCCTGCTGTGTTCCCT GTGGCTCCTACCTCTTCCAAGCAGCATGGTGTGAATGTCAGTGTGAATGCATCGGCCACCCCTTTCCAACAGCCAAGTGGATATGGGTCTCATGGATACAACACTG gtgTCTCAGTCACCTCCAGTAACACGGGCGTGCCAGATATCTCGGGTTCTGTGTACTCCaaaacccag CAATCCTTTGAGAAACAAGGTTTTCATTCCGGTACTCCTGCTGCCTCCTTCAACTTGCCTTCAGCCCTAGGAAGTGGGGGGCCCATCAATCCAGCCACAGCTGCTGCCTACCCACCTGCCCCCTTTATGCACATTCTGACCCCCCATCAGCAGCCGCACTCCCAGATCCTTCACCATCACCTACAGCAGGATGGCCAG CTACCATATTTGCAGATGATTCTCTGTTGCCAGCGCCAGCAGGAGGAGCAG ACGGGCAGCGGGCAACGTAGCCAGACCAGCTCCATCCCGCAGAAGCCCCAGACCAACAAGTCTGCCTACAACAGCTACAGCTGGGGGGCCAACTGA
- the UBAP2L gene encoding ubiquitin-associated protein 2-like isoform X9, translated as MMTSVGTNRARGNWEQPQNQNQTQHKQRPQATAEQIRLAQMISDHNDADFEEKVKQLIDITGKNQDECVIALHDCNGDVNRAINVLLEGNPDTHSWEMVGKKKGVSGQKDGGQTESNEEGKENRDRDRDYSRRRGGPPRRGRGASRGREFRGQENGLDGTKSGGPSGRGTERGRRGRGRGRGGSGRRGGRFSAQGMGTFNPADYAEPANTDDNYGNNSGSTWNNTGHFEPDDGTSAWRTATEEWGTEDWNEDLSETKIFTASNVSSVPLPAENVTITAGQRIDLAVLLGKTPSSMENDSSNLDPSQAPSLAQPLVFSNSKQNTISQPASGNTFSHHSVVSMLGKGFGDVSETKSGSTTGSQFLEQFKTAQALAQLAAQHSQSGTTTTSSWDMGSTTQSPSLVQYDLKNPNDSTVHSPFTKRQAFTPSSTMMEVFLQEKPPAAATSTAAPPPPSSPLPSKSTSAPQMSPGSSDNQSSSPQPAQQKLKQQKKKASLTSKIPALAVEMPGSADISGLNLQFGALQFGSEPVLSDYESTPTTSASSSQAPNSLYTSTASESSSTISSNQSQESGYQSGPIQSTTYTSQNNAQGPLYEQRSTQTRRYPSSISSSPQKDLTQAKNGFSSVQATQLQTTQSVEGATGSAVKSDSPSTSSIPPLSETVSAASLLTTTNQHSSTLGGLNHSEEIPNTTTTQHNSTLSTQQNTLSSSTSSGRTSTSTLLHTSVESEANLHSSSSTFSTTSSTVSAPPPVVSVSSSLNSGSSLGLNIGSNSTVTASTRSSVATTSGKAPPNLPPGVPPLLPNPYIMAPGLLHAYPPQVYGYDDLQMLQTRFPLDYYSIPFPAPTTPLTGRDGSLSSNPYSGDLTKFGRGDASSPAPATTLAQPQQNQTQTHHTTQQTFLNPALPPGYSYTSLPYYTGVPGLPSTFQYGPAVFPVAPTSSKQHGVNVSVNASATPFQQPSGYGSHGYNTGVSVTSSNTGVPDISGSVYSKTQQSFEKQGFHSGTPAASFNLPSALGSGGPINPATAAAYPPAPFMHILTPHQQPHSQILHHHLQQDGQLPYLQMILCCQRQQEEQTGSGQRSQTSSIPQKPQTNKSAYNSYSWGAN; from the exons CATTCCTGGGAGATGGTCGGAAAGAAGAAAGGAGTCTCAGGACAGAAGGATGGTGGCCAAACGGAATCCAATGAGGAAGGCAAAGAAAATCGAGACCGGGACAGAGACTATAGTCGGCGACGTGGTGGGCCACCAAGACGGGGAAGAGGCGCCAGCCGTGGACGAGAGT ttCGGGGTCAGGAAAATGGATTAGATGGCACCAAGAGTGGAGGGCCTTCTggaagaggcacagagagaggcagaagagGTCGTGGACGAGGCAGAG gTGGTTCTGGTAGGCGGGGAGGAAGGTTTTCTGCTCAAGGAATGGG aaccTTTAACCCAGCTGATTATGCAGAACCAGCCAATACTGATGATAACTATGGCAATAATAGCGGCAGTACGTGGAACAACACTGGCCACTTCGAGCCAGATGATGGGACGA GCGCATGGAGGACCGCAACAGAAGAGTGGGGAACTGAAGATTGGAATGAAGAT ctttcTGAGACCAAGATCTTCACTGCCTCTAATGTGTCTTCAGTGCCTCTGCCTGCAGAGAATGTGACAATCACTGCTGGTCAGAG AATTGACCTTGCTGTCCTGTTGGGGAAGACACCATCTTCAATGGAGAATGATTCATCTAATCTGGATCCATCTCAGGCTCCTTCTCTTGCCCAGCCTCTGGTGTTCAGTAACTCGAAGCAGAATACCATATCACAGCCTGCTTCAGGGAACACATTTTCTCATCACAGTGTG GTGAGCATGTTAGGGAAAGGATTTGGTGATGTCAGTGAAACTAAAAGTGGCAGCACCACAGGCTCCCAGTTCTTGGAGCAATTCAAGACTGCTCAGGCCCTGGCTCAGTTGGCAGCTCAGCATTCTCAATCTGgaaccaccaccacctcctcttGGGACATGGGCTCCACCACACAGTCCCCATCGCTGGTGCAGTATG ATTTGAAGAACCCAAATGATTCAACAGTGCACAGCCCCTTCACAAAGCGCCAGGCTTTTACCCCGTCTTCAACCATGATGGAGGTGTTCCTTCAGGAGAAGCCACCCGCAGCGGCTACCTCCACAGCTGCACCTCCACCCCCCTCTTCTCCTCTGCCAAGCAAATCCACCTCGGCTCCACAAATGTCTCCTGGGTCTTCAGACAACCAATCCTCCAGCCCTCAGCCGGCTCAGCAAAAACTGAAACAGCAGAAGAAAAAAGCCTCCTTGACTTCTAAG ATTCCTGCTCTGGCTGTGGAGATGCCTGGCTCAGCAGATATCTCAGGGCTAAACCTACAGTTTGGGGCATTGCAGTTTGGGTCAGAGCCTGTCCTTTCTGATTATGAGTCCACTCCAACCACGAGCGCCTCTTCAAGCCAGGCTCCAAATAGCCTCTATACCAGCACGGCCAG TGAATCTTCATCTACAATTTCATCTAATCAGAGTCAGGAGTCCGGTTATCAGAGTGGCCCAATTCAGTCAACAACCTATACCTCCCAAAACAATGCTCAGGGCCCTCTGTATGAACAGAGATCCACGCAGACTCGGCGGTACCCCAGCTCCATCtcttcatcaccccaaaaggaccTGACTCAGGCAAAG AATGGCTTCAGTTCTGTGCAGGCCACGCAGTTACAGACCACGCAATCTGTTGAAG GTGCTACAGGCTCTGCAGTGAAATCTGACTCACCTTCTACTTCTAGTATCCCCCCTCTCAGTGAAACGGTATCTGCAGCTTCCTTATTGACGACAACCAATCAGCACTCGTCCACTTTGGGTGGCTTGAACCACAGTGAGGAGATTCCAAATACTACCACCACACAACACAACAG TACGTTATCTACTCAGCAGAATACCCTTTCGTCATCAACATCTTCTGGGCGTACTTCAACATCCACTCTTTTG CACACAAGCGTGGAGAGTGAGGCGAATCTTCATTCTTCCTCCAGCACTTTCTCCACCACGTCCAGCACAGTCTCTGCACCTCCGCCAGTGGTCAGTGTCTCCTCCAGTCTCAATAGTGGCAGTAGCCTGGGCCTCAACATAGGCAGCAACTCCACTGTCACAGCCTCGACTCGAAGCTCAGTTGCTACAACTTCAG gaAAAGCTCCTCCTAATCTCCCTCCTGGGGTCCCGCCATTGTTGCCTAATCCGTATATTATGGCTCCAGGGCTGTTACATGCCTACCCG CCACAAGTATATGGTTATGATGACTTGCAGATGCTTCAGACAAGATTTCCATTG GATTACTACAGCATCCCATTTCCTGCACCCACCACGCCGCTGACTGGGAGGGATGGTAGCCTGTCCAGCAACCCTTATTCCG GTGACCTCACAAAGTTTGGCCGTGGGgatgcctcctccccagccccggccaCTACCTTGGCCCAACCCCAACAGAACCAGACGCAGACTCACCACACCACGCAGCAGACATTCCTGAACCCGGCGCTGCCTCCTGGCTACAGTTACACCAGCCTGCCATACTACACAGGGGTTCCGGGCCTCCCCAGCACCTTCCAGTATGGGCCTGCTGTGTTCCCT GTGGCTCCTACCTCTTCCAAGCAGCATGGTGTGAATGTCAGTGTGAATGCATCGGCCACCCCTTTCCAACAGCCAAGTGGATATGGGTCTCATGGATACAACACTG gtgTCTCAGTCACCTCCAGTAACACGGGCGTGCCAGATATCTCGGGTTCTGTGTACTCCaaaacccag CAATCCTTTGAGAAACAAGGTTTTCATTCCGGTACTCCTGCTGCCTCCTTCAACTTGCCTTCAGCCCTAGGAAGTGGGGGGCCCATCAATCCAGCCACAGCTGCTGCCTACCCACCTGCCCCCTTTATGCACATTCTGACCCCCCATCAGCAGCCGCACTCCCAGATCCTTCACCATCACCTACAGCAGGATGGCCAG CTACCATATTTGCAGATGATTCTCTGTTGCCAGCGCCAGCAGGAGGAGCAG ACGGGCAGCGGGCAACGTAGCCAGACCAGCTCCATCCCGCAGAAGCCCCAGACCAACAAGTCTGCCTACAACAGCTACAGCTGGGGGGCCAACTGA
- the UBAP2L gene encoding ubiquitin-associated protein 2-like isoform X7, producing MMTSVGTNRARGNWEQPQNQNQTQHKQRPQATAEQIRLAQMISDHNDADFEEKVKQLIDITGKNQDECVIALHDCNGDVNRAINVLLEGNPDTHSWEMVGKKKGVSGQKDGGQTESNEEGKENRDRDRDYSRRRGGPPRRGRGASRGREFRGQENGLDGTKSGGPSGRGTERGRRGRGRGRGGSGRRGGRFSAQGMGTFNPADYAEPANTDDNYGNNSGSTWNNTGHFEPDDGTRLDFIGVEGSNYPRKFETAPGAWRTATEEWGTEDWNEDLSETKIFTASNVSSVPLPAENVTITAGQRIDLAVLLGKTPSSMENDSSNLDPSQAPSLAQPLVFSNSKQNTISQPASGNTFSHHSVVSMLGKGFGDVSETKSGSTTGSQFLEQFKTAQALAQLAAQHSQSGTTTTSSWDMGSTTQSPSLVQYDLKNPNDSTVHSPFTKRQAFTPSSTMMEVFLQEKPPAAATSTAAPPPPSSPLPSKSTSAPQMSPGSSDNQSSSPQPAQQKLKQQKKKASLTSKIPALAVEMPGSADISGLNLQFGALQFGSEPVLSDYESTPTTSASSSQAPNSLYTSTASESSSTISSNQSQESGYQSGPIQSTTYTSQNNAQGPLYEQRSTQTRRYPSSISSSPQKDLTQAKNGFSSVQATQLQTTQSVEGATGSAVKSDSPSTSSIPPLSETVSAASLLTTTNQHSSTLGGLNHSEEIPNTTTTQHNSTLSTQQNTLSSSTSSGRTSTSTLLHTSVESEANLHSSSSTFSTTSSTVSAPPPVVSVSSSLNSGSSLGLNIGSNSTVTASTRSSVATTSGKAPPNLPPGVPPLLPNPYIMAPGLLHAYPPQVYGYDDLQMLQTRFPLDYYSIPFPAPTTPLTGRDGSLSSNPYSGDLTKFGRGDASSPAPATTLAQPQQNQTQTHHTTQQTFLNPALPPGYSYTSLPYYTGVPGLPSTFQYGPAVFPVAPTSSKQHGVNVSVNASATPFQQPSGYGSHGYNTGVSVTSSNTGVPDISGSVYSKTQQSFEKQGFHSGTPAASFNLPSALGSGGPINPATAAAYPPAPFMHILTPHQQPHSQILHHHLQQDGQTGSGQRSQTSSIPQKPQTNKSAYNSYSWGAN from the exons CATTCCTGGGAGATGGTCGGAAAGAAGAAAGGAGTCTCAGGACAGAAGGATGGTGGCCAAACGGAATCCAATGAGGAAGGCAAAGAAAATCGAGACCGGGACAGAGACTATAGTCGGCGACGTGGTGGGCCACCAAGACGGGGAAGAGGCGCCAGCCGTGGACGAGAGT ttCGGGGTCAGGAAAATGGATTAGATGGCACCAAGAGTGGAGGGCCTTCTggaagaggcacagagagaggcagaagagGTCGTGGACGAGGCAGAG gTGGTTCTGGTAGGCGGGGAGGAAGGTTTTCTGCTCAAGGAATGGG aaccTTTAACCCAGCTGATTATGCAGAACCAGCCAATACTGATGATAACTATGGCAATAATAGCGGCAGTACGTGGAACAACACTGGCCACTTCGAGCCAGATGATGGGACGA gACTTGATTTCATTGGGGTTGAGGGGTCAAATTATCCCCGAAAATTTGAGACTGCTCCTG GCGCATGGAGGACCGCAACAGAAGAGTGGGGAACTGAAGATTGGAATGAAGAT ctttcTGAGACCAAGATCTTCACTGCCTCTAATGTGTCTTCAGTGCCTCTGCCTGCAGAGAATGTGACAATCACTGCTGGTCAGAG AATTGACCTTGCTGTCCTGTTGGGGAAGACACCATCTTCAATGGAGAATGATTCATCTAATCTGGATCCATCTCAGGCTCCTTCTCTTGCCCAGCCTCTGGTGTTCAGTAACTCGAAGCAGAATACCATATCACAGCCTGCTTCAGGGAACACATTTTCTCATCACAGTGTG GTGAGCATGTTAGGGAAAGGATTTGGTGATGTCAGTGAAACTAAAAGTGGCAGCACCACAGGCTCCCAGTTCTTGGAGCAATTCAAGACTGCTCAGGCCCTGGCTCAGTTGGCAGCTCAGCATTCTCAATCTGgaaccaccaccacctcctcttGGGACATGGGCTCCACCACACAGTCCCCATCGCTGGTGCAGTATG ATTTGAAGAACCCAAATGATTCAACAGTGCACAGCCCCTTCACAAAGCGCCAGGCTTTTACCCCGTCTTCAACCATGATGGAGGTGTTCCTTCAGGAGAAGCCACCCGCAGCGGCTACCTCCACAGCTGCACCTCCACCCCCCTCTTCTCCTCTGCCAAGCAAATCCACCTCGGCTCCACAAATGTCTCCTGGGTCTTCAGACAACCAATCCTCCAGCCCTCAGCCGGCTCAGCAAAAACTGAAACAGCAGAAGAAAAAAGCCTCCTTGACTTCTAAG ATTCCTGCTCTGGCTGTGGAGATGCCTGGCTCAGCAGATATCTCAGGGCTAAACCTACAGTTTGGGGCATTGCAGTTTGGGTCAGAGCCTGTCCTTTCTGATTATGAGTCCACTCCAACCACGAGCGCCTCTTCAAGCCAGGCTCCAAATAGCCTCTATACCAGCACGGCCAG TGAATCTTCATCTACAATTTCATCTAATCAGAGTCAGGAGTCCGGTTATCAGAGTGGCCCAATTCAGTCAACAACCTATACCTCCCAAAACAATGCTCAGGGCCCTCTGTATGAACAGAGATCCACGCAGACTCGGCGGTACCCCAGCTCCATCtcttcatcaccccaaaaggaccTGACTCAGGCAAAG AATGGCTTCAGTTCTGTGCAGGCCACGCAGTTACAGACCACGCAATCTGTTGAAG GTGCTACAGGCTCTGCAGTGAAATCTGACTCACCTTCTACTTCTAGTATCCCCCCTCTCAGTGAAACGGTATCTGCAGCTTCCTTATTGACGACAACCAATCAGCACTCGTCCACTTTGGGTGGCTTGAACCACAGTGAGGAGATTCCAAATACTACCACCACACAACACAACAG TACGTTATCTACTCAGCAGAATACCCTTTCGTCATCAACATCTTCTGGGCGTACTTCAACATCCACTCTTTTG CACACAAGCGTGGAGAGTGAGGCGAATCTTCATTCTTCCTCCAGCACTTTCTCCACCACGTCCAGCACAGTCTCTGCACCTCCGCCAGTGGTCAGTGTCTCCTCCAGTCTCAATAGTGGCAGTAGCCTGGGCCTCAACATAGGCAGCAACTCCACTGTCACAGCCTCGACTCGAAGCTCAGTTGCTACAACTTCAG gaAAAGCTCCTCCTAATCTCCCTCCTGGGGTCCCGCCATTGTTGCCTAATCCGTATATTATGGCTCCAGGGCTGTTACATGCCTACCCG CCACAAGTATATGGTTATGATGACTTGCAGATGCTTCAGACAAGATTTCCATTG GATTACTACAGCATCCCATTTCCTGCACCCACCACGCCGCTGACTGGGAGGGATGGTAGCCTGTCCAGCAACCCTTATTCCG GTGACCTCACAAAGTTTGGCCGTGGGgatgcctcctccccagccccggccaCTACCTTGGCCCAACCCCAACAGAACCAGACGCAGACTCACCACACCACGCAGCAGACATTCCTGAACCCGGCGCTGCCTCCTGGCTACAGTTACACCAGCCTGCCATACTACACAGGGGTTCCGGGCCTCCCCAGCACCTTCCAGTATGGGCCTGCTGTGTTCCCT GTGGCTCCTACCTCTTCCAAGCAGCATGGTGTGAATGTCAGTGTGAATGCATCGGCCACCCCTTTCCAACAGCCAAGTGGATATGGGTCTCATGGATACAACACTG gtgTCTCAGTCACCTCCAGTAACACGGGCGTGCCAGATATCTCGGGTTCTGTGTACTCCaaaacccag CAATCCTTTGAGAAACAAGGTTTTCATTCCGGTACTCCTGCTGCCTCCTTCAACTTGCCTTCAGCCCTAGGAAGTGGGGGGCCCATCAATCCAGCCACAGCTGCTGCCTACCCACCTGCCCCCTTTATGCACATTCTGACCCCCCATCAGCAGCCGCACTCCCAGATCCTTCACCATCACCTACAGCAGGATGGCCAG ACGGGCAGCGGGCAACGTAGCCAGACCAGCTCCATCCCGCAGAAGCCCCAGACCAACAAGTCTGCCTACAACAGCTACAGCTGGGGGGCCAACTGA